Proteins co-encoded in one Arachis hypogaea cultivar Tifrunner chromosome 11, arahy.Tifrunner.gnm2.J5K5, whole genome shotgun sequence genomic window:
- the LOC140176006 gene encoding uncharacterized protein, with product MAEENLVTEHSTNVSHAAPNQDESTIEGNDLLHHITGERIPTRFDRSGRVTQEFAAWKRQDALLKSWLFASMTKPFTTRMVGCIYSYEIWKRLEDHFSSQIKAKIVQLKNKLSTIKIGSSVNEYVLAIKGTIDALASVGEPMRESDHVNAILNGLTEEYSTVITSVVGRPVSIAVGELETLLLTYESMLERFRKSDSFIQANVAEGGGYSQGYNTRGGFRNDYRGRGGRSARGTHGSSNNFIYDRGYYNGQGQFRSNNHNYRSDRSDNNYKSDAQFHDDVRFGNGSRFGNGYDPRFTNTEESRFVRERPVCQGTREVVLHEKVERVMYKFLNFTPSNKTAAFISAVSTPNPFLLWHNRLGHASNNIVSSVLKSCNIVAHSNNKNLCDSCCIGKSHAFPYPPSTTVYIAPLMLVYSDIWGPAPIPDLNGNFYFVNFVDAYSKFTWLYLIKTRSQLKSVFKYFQQMVKLQLNSKIKMFQSNNAAEYVSRAKDLQVQGIMHRFSCPHEHQQNGSAERKYRHVVEKALAILAGAGMPMQYWGEAFVMTIHLINRLPTLVLKDQSPFEKLFGKKCDYSRLKTFGCLCFPYLRPYNRHKLEFRSAACVFLGYSAVHKGYRCLTPQGKIIVSSNVVFDESQFPFKTGTFISSPNPEKAPSHIHLSPTIPLIKRCPTHLPQPSLSNTSNQLNQSQTPAAIQLQLSSHSSPTQAVSTTPSISNTSSHFASTFPAPSAPSDTAISVPISDLEIVSDNQPDLQILPLNTHPMIIRSKNGVFKPKALLAATEPRTVRAALSHQPRRLLWMQNMML from the exons TCGCATGGTGGGATGCATCTACTCGTACGAAATCTGGAAAAGGTTAGAAGACCACTTCTCCTCTCAAATTAAAGCTAAGATAGTGCAGCTGAAAAACAAGTTGAGTACAATTAAGATAGGCAGTTCAGTTAATGAGTATGTGTTAGCGATTAAAGGAACAATTGACGCCTTGGCCTCAGTAGGGGAACCTATGCGGGAAAGTGATCATGTCAATGCCATCTTGAATGGTTTAACTGAGGAATACAGCACAGTTATCACCTCAGTGGTAGGAAGACCAGTAAGTATCGCAGTTGGAGAACTAGAGACACTCTTATTGACTTATGAAAGTATGCTGGAAAGGTTCAGAAAGTCAGACTCATTCATACAAGCAAATGTGGCCGAAGGTGGAGGATATTCCCAAGGCTACAACACAAGAGGAGGATTCAGAAATGACTATAGAGGCAGAGGGGGCAGATCAGCCAGAGGAACTCATGGAAGCAGCAATAATTTCATATATGACAGGGGCTATTATAATGGACAAGGACAGTTCAGGTCCAACAATCACAACTACAGGTCTGATAGGAGTGACAACAATTACAAATCTGATGCTCAATTCCATGATGATGTGAGGTTTGGCAACGGTTCAAGATTTGGGAATGGCTATGATCCCAGGTTCACTAATACTGAAGAATCAAGATTTGTGAGAGAAAGACCAGTTTGCCAA GGAACTAGAGAGGTTGTCCTACATGAAAAAGTTGAAAGAGTGATGTACAAATTTCTGAACTTCACCCCATCAAATAAGACAGCTGCCTTTATCTCAGCTGTGTCCACACCTAATCCCTTTCTTCTATGGCATAATCGATTGGGTCATGCCTCTAATAATATCGTCTCTTCTGTTTTAAAATCATGTAATATTGTTGctcattcaaataataaaaacctGTGTGATTCTTGTTGCATTGGCAAATCTCATGCTTTTCCTTATCCTCCTTCAACTACTGTCTATATTGCTCCTTTAATGCTAGTTTATTCAGATATTTGGGGTCCTGCACCCATTCCTGACTTGAATGGAAATTTTTACTTTGTCAATTTTGTTGATGCTTACAGCAAATTTACTTGGTTATACCTTATTAAAACTCGCTCTCAACTCAAATCTGTTTTCAAGTATTTCCAACAAATGGTTAAGCTGCAATTAAACTCTAAAATCAAAATGTTTCAATCTAACAATGCGGCTGAATATGTGAGCCGAGCTAAAGATTTACAGGTGCAAGGGATCATGCACAGGTTCTCCTGTCCACACGAACATCAGCAGAATGGCAGTGCAGAGAGGAAATATAGGCATGTTGTGGAGAAAGCCTTAGCTATCCTGGCTGGAGCTGGCATGCCAATGCAGTATTGGGGGGAGGCCTTTGTCATGACAATACACCTAATAAACAGGTTGCCTACTCTAGTCTTGAAAGATCAGTCACCCTTTGAGAAACTATTTGGAAAGAAGTGTGACTACTCCAGGTTGAAAACCTTTGGCTGTTTATGCTTTCCGTATTTGCGACCCTACAACAGACACAAACTTGAGTTTAGATCAGCAGCCTGTGTGTTTTTAGGCTACAGTGCAGTTCACAAGGGCTACAGGTGCCTTACTCCACAAGGCAAAATAATTGTTTCCAGCAATGTAGTCTTTGATGAGTCTCAATTTCCCTTCAAAACTGGAACCTTCATATCCTCCCCTAACCCAGAAAAAGCTCCATCCCATATTCATTTGTCTCCAACCATTCCACTTATCAAGAGATGTCCAACCCATCTCCCACAACCTTCCTTATCAAATACCTCAAACCAACTCAATCAGTCACAAACACCAGCAGCTATACAGCTTCAATTATCCTCACACTCTTCACCTACACAAGCAGTCTCAACAACACCCTCTATCTCTAATACCTCTAGTCATTTTGCTTCCACCTTCCCTGCACCCTCAGCTCCCTCTGACACAGCAATTTCAGTCCCTATTTCTGACCTAGAAATTGTATCTGACAATCAACCAGATCTCCAAATCCTACCTCTAAACACTCACCCAATGATCATAAGGAGTAAGAATGGGGTGTTCAAACCCAAAGCTCTCCTAGCTGCTACTGAACCTAGGACAGTGAGAGCTGCCTTGTCTCACCAGCCTAGAAGGCTGCTATGGATGCAGAATATGATGCTCTAA